Part of the Halopseudomonas maritima genome, GTCAGGGATGAACTCTTCACCAGCATGGCTGAGGTAGAGGATCTACTGCAGCAGTTTCTGGAAGACAGGCAAAATGGCAGTTTGCTGCAGCAGTCGATCGAGGGGCTGCAACAGCTGCGCGGCACCCTGGCGCTGATCGAGCTCAAGGGCGCTGCCGAACTGCTGGATGAAATGACCGCGCTGGCGACCGATATTCCGGTGCACGAAGGTGAAGAGCGCAACGAACCGCTGGCGGCGCTGTGTGATGCCCTGTTTCTGTTGCAGCGCTATCTTGATCAGGCGCGTCAGAATGGCCGTGAGCGGCCAGAGCTGCTGCTGCCGATGATCAACCAGCTGCGCCGTCACCGTGCTGGCGCAGCGCCCCTGCCTGACAGCCATTTCTATCCTTTGCCGGTGGCCGGTCTGCCACTCAAGCTGCGCCCCGGCGTCACCGATGCACCCAACCCGAAAACCTTTGCGCGGCTGCGTCAGATGTATCAGTTGGGTCTGCTGGGTCTGCTGCGTGAGGACGGCTTGTCGGCCTCCGCACCACTGATGCAGCGGGCGCTGATGCGTTTCGAGACGTGTCTGGGCAGCCGCATGGCGACGCTGTGCTGGGTGGCCGGCGCTGCACTGGAATCGCTGGAGCAGTCGGCGCTGGAGCTGACGCCGGCACGCAAGCGCCTGTTTGCCCAGCTGGACCGGGAAATCAAGCGACATGCGGTGTCCGCAGCTGAACCGGTGAACGAACCGCTGCTGCGTGAACTGCTGTATCTGGTGGCCCTGGCGGACTCCAACTGCCTGCGCTGCCAGGAGGTTGTGCGCGCCTATCAGCTACCGGACCCTGGCTACACCGAGATCGAGATTCAGGATGCCTTTAGCCGGCTGCGTGGTCCGGGCATCGACGTCATGCACTCGGTTGCCGAAGCCCTGCGCGAAGAGATCACGGCCATCAAGGATTTGCTGGACCTGCTGGCCCGTAACGCGGGTGACCCTGAGCAGTCGCTTGAAACCCTCAGTGGCAGCCTGGAGCGCCTGTGGAAAACCCTGAACATGCTTGATATTCAGGCCGAATCGGAGGGTATCAAGGCCGCGGCAACCCAGCTGAGTCGCTGGGAGAGTGGTGATATCGCTGCACTGGAGCAGGTGGCTGATGCAGTGCTGCGCGCAGAAACAGCGGTCAACCGTCTGGATGTTGCGGGTGAAGAGGGCGAGTTGGCTGCGGCTGATGGCGTTGGCTACGGTGAGCCGCTGGAGCTGAAAGAGGCTCGTATCGTGCTGATCGAAGAGTCTCAAGCCGGGTTGGCCCTCGCCAAGCGTGCGATTACCGCCTACATGGAGTCCGGCAACGATGCCATGCACCTGCTGAACGTGCCGCCCTCGCTGGAAACCGTGCGCGGCGGTTTGGTGTTCTTGGGAATGACGCGTGCGGCCAATGTGATTCATATGGCCGCCAGTTTTATCCGCGAAACCATGCTCGAGCGTAAACAGGTGCCGCAGGATGCCCAACTGGAAGTGCTGGCAGACGCGCTCACCAGCATTGAATTTTATCTCGAGTCGGCCGAGCGCGCCGCTGTTGCGACTGGTGACGTGCTGGCGCTGGCGGAGGAAAGTCTGGCCGAGCTCGGCTATGCCGTACCGGGGAACCCCTCTGCATGAGATCTTTCCGGCTGTTTGAACCAGCCACCCGTTTGCAAAATACCGCCCACGACGGGGTGGTTGTGGTGTATCACCAAAATCAGTTTGCGATGTTTGAGGGGCGGCTGCTGCTCGACCCTGATCAGGTCATGTACTTTGGCGACACCGCCCATCGCCTGACGCTGGGCCACCTTGATGGTCGCCCGTGTGAGCTGATTCACTTGAGCAGCAGTGTCGACATGCCCGGTCTTAGCTGGCACGGCCTGCGCACGTTGATCGGCCAGGTAGACGACTCGCTATTCCGTCTGCTGGGGCTGGCGCAGCAGCTCGACGCCTGGTATCGCAGTCATCGCTATTGTGGCAGCTGCGGCCAGCCGATGCAGGCGCGCGAAGATGAGCGTGCCATGGAGTGCGAACCCTGCCAGCGCCGTGAGTACCCCAAGCTGGCACCGTGCATCATTGTCTTGATTACCCGTGGCCGGGAGGTTCTGCTGGCCCGGGCACCACACTTTCCGCCCGGATTTTTCAGCACCCTGGCCGGCTTCATCGAGCCGGGTGAGTCGGCAGAGGAATGCTTGCATCGCGAGGTCAAGGAAGAGGTCAATCTTGAGGTCGCGCAGCCGCGTTATTTGGGTAGTCAAAGCTGGCCATTTCCCAACTCGTTGATGCTCGGGTTTCATGCCGAGTACCTGAGTGGCGAGATCGTTCCGCAACCGGGTGAAATTGAGGAAGCGCACTGGTGGTCAGTTGATGACCTGCCGCGCCTGCCACCCAGAGGTACTATCTCGCGCTGGCTGGTGGACTGTTATCTGGCCGAACTGGATGGCACGCCGATGCCTCCGGTTCCCGCCTGAGTTAGGTTAGGAGTCGCTGGTTATGCAATTTTACGGACTGGCCCTGATTGCGGCAGTTGTAGCAGGGTTACTGGTGCTGTTGATCCTGCGCTATGGCTGGCGCCTGCGCTGGCTAGCTGGCTGGCTGCAGGGCAACCTGCTGTTGTTGGGCTTGTTGCTTGCGACAGCGGTTGGCCTGCTGGCCTGGGACCTGCAGTACTTCAAGGTGATCGAGGCGCGCACGGTCGGCACTTTGAGCTTTAGCAAGGTGGGTGAGCAGCAATACGAGGCGGTGCTCACGGGTGCTGGCGAGGAGCAGCGCGTGCGCCTGGCGGGCGATTTGTGGGAGCTGGAGGTGCAGGTGCTGCGTTGGCACGGCCTGGCTAATTTGATTGGCTTGCAGGATGGTTATCGAATGCATCGCCTGCTGGGCCGTTATCTGGCGTTGGAGCAGCAGCGTGATGCCGGTGAGGCGCTGGCAGCTAACTTCAATCACGCGCCGCCCTGGCGTGATATCTGGGATTGGGCTGACCGCCTTGAAGCCCGTGAGCTGGTGCAGGCCGACGCCTTTGAAGTGCGCTTTGTCCCGCTGGTCGATGGCGCACGCTTTGCGCTGGAGATCGGCCCTACCGGGCTAACCCCCGAGCCTCTGAATGCACAGGCGCGCGCAGCAATGAAAGGTTTGTGAGTTGCTGGAAGTCGCCCAATAAGCAAAAAAGGCTGCCCGAGGGCAGCCTTTTTTGTTGTGGAAGATGCTTAGGACAGCATGCCACCGTCCACATTGATGGCTGCGCCGGTGGTGTAGCTGGACGCTTCGCTGACCAGATACAGCACGGTGCCGGCCATTTCAGACGGGTCGGCGGCGCGTGCCAGCGGGATACGCTGCAGAGCGGGCTTGAGGATAGCGTCATTGGTGGTCAGTGCTGAGGCGAACTTGGTGTCGGTCAGACCCGGCAGCAGGGCGTTGCAGCGAATACCGAACTGAGCCGTTTCCTTGGCGAACACCTTGGTCATGTTGATGACTGCCGCTTTGGTGATGGAGTAGATGCCCTGCAGCTGGCCAGGAACGACGCCGTTGACCGAGGCGACGTTCAGGATGTTGCCGCCACCGTGCTTGCGCATCAGCTTGCCGGCTTCGACCGACATGAAGAAGTAGCCGCGGATGTTGACGTCAACGGTCTTCTGGAAGGCGCCGAGGTCAGTATCCAGTACGTTGCCGAAGTAGGGGTTGGCAGCGGCGTTGTTGACCAGGATGTCCAGCTTGCCGAACTGCTCTTCGATGGCAGCGACGGTGGCAACGATCTGATCCATGTCGCCAATGTGGCAGGCTTGGGCAGACGCCTTACCGCCGGCTGCAACGATGGCATCTGCAACCGCCTGGCAGTCTTCGATCTTGCGGCTGGAGATGATGACGTGCGCGCCCTGCTGGGCCAGCAGCTTGGCGATGGCTTCACCGATGCCGCGGCTGGCGCCGGTTACCAGAGCTACTTTGCCGTCGAGGTCGAACAGTTGGGTCTTTTGCATGGCTTGATCCTTGGTCTCGTTCTGGCCCCTTGCAGAGGCGCTGATTGGATGCCGCGCAGCGGCCACAGGGTCGCTGCGGGCGCCAGGCAGGGCGACATGACCGGTTAATCTAAAGCAGGCGGTGGGCAGGAACAAGAAATGTGCCGGACGATTAGACCGGGTGTTGCCGGTCCATTGGCTGAATCAATGGGCCGCCCGCTGCTGAGTACAGCGGGCGGCGTGGGCTATCAGGAGGCGTTCTGGCTGGCGATAAAGGCGCGCCAGCCGCCAAAGCCGGTAATGTCTCGCGCGCCAGCCAGCGCGGCAGGCTCGCAGATAAAACCTTTCACCCAGCGGCCATCGGCCAGCTGCAGATTGCCGATACCCAACGGCGGCGGTATTTCTGCCACAAACTCACCAAAGCGGGCAGTTGGCACATCCCACAGTTCGACGA contains:
- a CDS encoding SDR family oxidoreductase, encoding MQKTQLFDLDGKVALVTGASRGIGEAIAKLLAQQGAHVIISSRKIEDCQAVADAIVAAGGKASAQACHIGDMDQIVATVAAIEEQFGKLDILVNNAAANPYFGNVLDTDLGAFQKTVDVNIRGYFFMSVEAGKLMRKHGGGNILNVASVNGVVPGQLQGIYSITKAAVINMTKVFAKETAQFGIRCNALLPGLTDTKFASALTTNDAILKPALQRIPLARAADPSEMAGTVLYLVSEASSYTTGAAINVDGGMLS
- the nudC gene encoding NAD(+) diphosphatase, with product MRSFRLFEPATRLQNTAHDGVVVVYHQNQFAMFEGRLLLDPDQVMYFGDTAHRLTLGHLDGRPCELIHLSSSVDMPGLSWHGLRTLIGQVDDSLFRLLGLAQQLDAWYRSHRYCGSCGQPMQAREDERAMECEPCQRREYPKLAPCIIVLITRGREVLLARAPHFPPGFFSTLAGFIEPGESAEECLHREVKEEVNLEVAQPRYLGSQSWPFPNSLMLGFHAEYLSGEIVPQPGEIEEAHWWSVDDLPRLPPRGTISRWLVDCYLAELDGTPMPPVPA
- a CDS encoding ferrous iron transporter B; its protein translation is MAEVEDLLQQFLEDRQNGSLLQQSIEGLQQLRGTLALIELKGAAELLDEMTALATDIPVHEGEERNEPLAALCDALFLLQRYLDQARQNGRERPELLLPMINQLRRHRAGAAPLPDSHFYPLPVAGLPLKLRPGVTDAPNPKTFARLRQMYQLGLLGLLREDGLSASAPLMQRALMRFETCLGSRMATLCWVAGAALESLEQSALELTPARKRLFAQLDREIKRHAVSAAEPVNEPLLRELLYLVALADSNCLRCQEVVRAYQLPDPGYTEIEIQDAFSRLRGPGIDVMHSVAEALREEITAIKDLLDLLARNAGDPEQSLETLSGSLERLWKTLNMLDIQAESEGIKAAATQLSRWESGDIAALEQVADAVLRAETAVNRLDVAGEEGELAAADGVGYGEPLELKEARIVLIEESQAGLALAKRAITAYMESGNDAMHLLNVPPSLETVRGGLVFLGMTRAANVIHMAASFIRETMLERKQVPQDAQLEVLADALTSIEFYLESAERAAVATGDVLALAEESLAELGYAVPGNPSA